The following proteins come from a genomic window of Pyxidicoccus sp. MSG2:
- a CDS encoding YhjD/YihY/BrkB family envelope integrity protein, with the protein MTANPLPWLRATRDRTVAWALRVWAPAQRTQVGRFATDTFMAARTVAQGFRGENLRLRAAALTYISMFSLVPLLTVALVLLTAFHQDGFKAELRRVVGELLDPGVVGKTSEFLDRFLQPSNRIAIGSVGFLAVMMSAGSLLRQLDGAVNELWGIRRQRPWGVRLLIYGGLLLLGPFFLAVSFSGTGKVREFLQTHAPHAHAFIFLGTSLVAIASLTLLYFWTPYSHVRVRSALAGGLVAGLGWMVAKQVYAEFALRSFRHNPIYASLSALPLFLAWVYVSWLLLLFGARLSYAVEHAAFRDSLFAFGTHPRAHELVASRIAQETTLAWVDGTQAPTPRELATRLRVPESLVHEVVDRMVEAELLERLRRGGLRPARDPATLTLADTTLAVHGVMISGDSETWSGPRAPGFEQMEPLFQAADCAGIDLLRRTRWLDLVVHLRPGLAEPVAPASPRVAASGNP; encoded by the coding sequence GTGACGGCCAATCCGCTTCCGTGGCTGCGGGCGACGCGAGACAGGACGGTGGCCTGGGCCCTCCGGGTCTGGGCTCCAGCACAACGCACCCAGGTGGGGCGCTTCGCGACGGACACCTTCATGGCCGCGCGGACCGTGGCCCAGGGCTTCCGTGGGGAGAACCTGCGGCTGCGGGCCGCCGCGCTCACGTACATCAGCATGTTCTCGCTGGTGCCGCTGCTGACGGTGGCCCTGGTGCTGCTCACCGCCTTCCACCAGGACGGGTTCAAGGCCGAGCTGCGCCGCGTCGTAGGCGAGCTGTTGGATCCGGGCGTGGTGGGCAAGACGTCCGAGTTCCTCGACCGGTTCCTGCAGCCCAGCAACCGCATCGCCATCGGCAGCGTGGGCTTCCTCGCGGTGATGATGTCCGCGGGCTCGCTGCTCCGGCAGCTCGATGGCGCGGTGAACGAGCTGTGGGGCATCCGCCGCCAGCGCCCCTGGGGCGTGCGCCTGCTCATCTACGGGGGACTGCTGCTACTGGGCCCCTTCTTCCTCGCGGTCTCCTTCTCCGGGACGGGCAAGGTCCGCGAGTTCCTGCAGACCCACGCCCCTCACGCCCACGCCTTCATCTTCCTCGGCACCAGCCTCGTCGCCATCGCCAGCCTCACCCTGCTCTACTTCTGGACGCCCTACTCCCACGTGCGCGTGCGCTCGGCGCTCGCGGGAGGGCTGGTGGCGGGCCTGGGGTGGATGGTGGCCAAGCAGGTCTACGCCGAGTTCGCGCTCCGCAGCTTCCGCCACAACCCCATCTACGCCTCCCTCAGCGCCCTGCCCCTGTTCCTCGCGTGGGTGTACGTGAGCTGGTTGCTGCTCCTCTTCGGGGCCCGGCTGTCCTACGCCGTGGAGCACGCCGCCTTCCGGGACTCGCTCTTCGCCTTTGGCACCCACCCGCGCGCACACGAGCTGGTGGCCTCCCGCATCGCCCAGGAGACCACGCTGGCCTGGGTGGATGGGACGCAAGCCCCCACGCCCCGCGAGCTGGCAACCCGCCTGCGGGTCCCCGAGTCGCTCGTCCACGAAGTCGTGGACCGCATGGTGGAAGCGGAGCTGCTCGAGCGCCTGCGCCGGGGCGGCCTCCGTCCCGCAAGGGACCCGGCCACCCTCACGCTGGCGGACACCACGCTGGCGGTGCACGGGGTGATGATCAGCGGCGACTCGGAGACCTGGAGCGGCCCCCGTGCGCCGGGCTTCGAGCAGATGGAGCCCCTCTTCCAGGCGGCCGACTGCGCCGGCATCGACCTGCTGCGCCGCACCCGCTGGCTGGACCTCGTGGTGCATCTGCGCCCCGGACTGGCCGAGCCCGTGGCCCCCGCGTCCCCCAGGGTTGCGGCTAGCGGAAATCCGTAG
- a CDS encoding Rne/Rng family ribonuclease, giving the protein MSSILVINAAGRETRVALVEGGHIAEFYLERKKDKGVVGNIYKGRVVRVLPGMQAAFVDIGLEKAAFLYVSDVVYDPDFARAQFELTEGEHEDAPEVPTESEADAAEAAHVHGPVVEAEVEELTGEAALHLASSLPRDTVMELAANAPAVILSDSTPAPAEAAAPAAEEAPAVSAAPEVPASAEAPAAVTEVTEATPVAEAAAPGAPEGAAAAPEAGAAESSDASATAAALAAAMLQAEPPPAAAAALGEIVPPPAGAESAPAARPAEVSGERRTPREAREAREPRAREGREKDREKDKGRRPEEKRRGDKRDDEKEKPKQRRTDKIEDLLKVGQEVVVQISKDPIGTKGARLTSHISIPGRHLVFMPTVDHVGISRRISNEKERRRLRDIVDKMRPPGTGFIVRTVAENVPQEKLESDIRFLIEVWNQVVRRNEKRGGPGLLHPDLDLILRATRDLFAHDVEKLVVDDREEYERILGFVTAQDPALRDRVALHEGDDTVFDAYGIEQELQRATQRKVWLKSGGYLIIDQAEALTAIDVNSGRYVGKKSLEETITKINVEAAKEIVYQLRLRNIGGIIICDFIDMEKAQNRDKVFKSLQEALGRDKAKTNVLRISELGLVEMTRKRVRESIGRMLHEDCPYCDGNGFVKTATTVAYEIFREIRREAPGYKDSTLVINCNAEVARLLQGEERNELRHLMDRYNKSIQVKAQQNYHREQYDIYGRSATGPEHKVASSPGSGDGELAMQQRKPDSNGGGGYGRQDQGRRGGGGRDRDRGGERGGDRGGGERGDRGGDRREGRRPDRGGDRPRGDRGGEQRGGERGGEQRGGERGGEQRGDRGGEQRGERGERRGGEQRGDRGERGERGERGGGQGSPGGSGGSGGNEGGGGSTPPSSSGGGSEPSGGGTT; this is encoded by the coding sequence ATGAGCAGCATCCTGGTCATCAACGCCGCGGGTCGCGAGACTCGTGTCGCGCTCGTCGAGGGCGGCCACATCGCGGAGTTCTACCTCGAGCGTAAGAAGGACAAGGGAGTCGTCGGAAACATCTACAAGGGCCGGGTCGTCCGGGTGCTCCCGGGCATGCAGGCCGCCTTTGTCGACATCGGCCTGGAGAAGGCCGCCTTCCTCTACGTCAGCGACGTCGTCTACGACCCGGACTTCGCGCGCGCCCAGTTCGAGCTGACCGAGGGCGAGCACGAGGACGCGCCGGAAGTCCCCACCGAGTCCGAGGCCGACGCGGCCGAGGCCGCCCACGTCCATGGCCCCGTGGTGGAGGCGGAGGTGGAGGAGCTGACCGGCGAGGCGGCCCTGCACCTCGCCTCGTCCCTGCCACGCGACACCGTCATGGAGCTGGCCGCCAACGCGCCGGCCGTGATTCTTTCGGACAGCACGCCCGCTCCGGCCGAGGCCGCCGCGCCCGCCGCCGAAGAGGCCCCCGCGGTCAGCGCGGCGCCCGAGGTTCCGGCCTCCGCCGAGGCTCCCGCCGCGGTGACGGAGGTGACGGAAGCGACGCCGGTGGCCGAGGCCGCCGCGCCGGGTGCTCCCGAGGGCGCCGCCGCGGCCCCGGAGGCTGGCGCCGCGGAGAGCTCCGACGCAAGCGCCACCGCCGCGGCACTGGCGGCGGCGATGCTGCAGGCGGAGCCTCCTCCGGCGGCGGCCGCCGCGCTGGGCGAAATCGTTCCCCCGCCCGCCGGCGCCGAGTCCGCGCCAGCCGCGCGCCCCGCCGAAGTCTCCGGCGAGCGCCGCACGCCGCGCGAGGCACGGGAGGCTCGCGAGCCCCGCGCCCGCGAGGGCCGTGAGAAGGACCGCGAGAAGGACAAGGGCCGGCGCCCGGAGGAGAAGCGCCGCGGCGACAAGCGCGACGACGAGAAGGAGAAGCCGAAGCAGCGCCGGACGGACAAGATTGAGGACCTGCTGAAGGTGGGCCAGGAAGTCGTGGTCCAGATTTCGAAGGACCCCATCGGCACGAAGGGCGCGCGGCTCACCTCGCACATCTCCATCCCCGGCCGTCACCTGGTGTTCATGCCCACGGTGGACCACGTGGGCATCAGCCGCCGCATCTCCAACGAGAAGGAGCGCCGGCGGCTGCGCGACATCGTGGACAAGATGCGGCCGCCCGGGACGGGCTTCATCGTCCGCACGGTGGCGGAGAACGTTCCCCAGGAGAAGCTGGAGAGCGACATCCGGTTCCTCATCGAGGTGTGGAACCAGGTGGTGCGCCGCAACGAGAAGCGCGGCGGCCCCGGCCTGCTGCACCCGGACCTGGACCTCATCCTGCGCGCCACGAGAGACCTCTTCGCGCACGACGTGGAGAAGCTCGTCGTCGATGACCGCGAGGAGTACGAGCGCATCCTCGGCTTCGTCACCGCGCAGGACCCCGCGCTGCGCGACAGGGTGGCGCTACACGAGGGCGACGACACCGTCTTCGACGCGTACGGCATCGAGCAGGAATTGCAGCGCGCCACCCAGCGCAAGGTGTGGCTGAAGAGCGGCGGCTACCTCATCATCGACCAGGCCGAGGCGCTCACCGCCATCGACGTCAACTCGGGCCGGTACGTCGGCAAGAAGAGCCTCGAAGAGACGATTACGAAGATCAACGTCGAGGCGGCCAAGGAGATTGTCTACCAGCTCCGGCTGCGCAACATCGGCGGCATCATCATCTGCGACTTCATCGACATGGAGAAGGCGCAGAACCGGGACAAGGTCTTCAAGTCGCTGCAGGAGGCGCTGGGCCGCGACAAGGCGAAGACGAACGTGCTGCGCATCTCCGAGCTGGGCCTCGTGGAGATGACGCGCAAGCGCGTGCGCGAGTCCATCGGCCGGATGCTGCACGAGGACTGCCCGTACTGCGACGGCAACGGCTTCGTGAAGACGGCCACCACCGTGGCGTACGAAATCTTCCGGGAGATCCGCCGCGAGGCGCCGGGCTACAAGGACTCCACGCTGGTCATCAACTGCAACGCGGAAGTGGCGCGCCTGCTCCAGGGCGAGGAGCGCAACGAGCTGCGCCACCTGATGGACCGGTACAACAAGTCCATCCAGGTCAAGGCGCAGCAGAACTACCACCGCGAGCAGTACGACATCTACGGCCGCTCGGCCACGGGCCCCGAGCACAAGGTGGCCTCGTCGCCGGGCTCCGGTGACGGTGAGCTGGCCATGCAGCAGCGCAAGCCGGACAGCAACGGCGGCGGCGGCTACGGACGCCAGGACCAGGGCCGCCGGGGCGGTGGCGGCAGGGACCGCGACCGGGGGGGTGAGCGTGGTGGCGACCGGGGCGGTGGCGAGCGCGGAGACCGCGGTGGCGACCGGCGCGAGGGCCGTCGGCCCGACCGCGGCGGCGACCGGCCCCGGGGCGACCGGGGCGGTGAGCAGCGCGGTGGCGAGCGTGGCGGTGAGCAGCGCGGTGGCGAGCGTGGCGGTGAGCAGCGCGGCGACCGGGGCGGCGAGCAGCGCGGCGAACGCGGTGAGCGCCGGGGCGGCGAGCAGCGCGGTGACCGGGGCGAACGCGGTGAGCGTGGTGAGCGCGGCGGTGGCCAGGGCTCGCCTGGTGGCAGCGGAGGCTCTGGCGGAAATGAAGGCGGTGGCGGCTCGACTCCGCCCTCGTCGTCGGGCGGCGGCTCCGAGCCGTCGGGCGGCGGCACGACCTGA
- a CDS encoding DUF3052 family protein, which translates to MTPYALASLPAMLGIRAGSKVSVINPPRGFVQKLNPLPDGVEFLITAQTGLDVILFFTSDAQELVQRLPALARAMALTGGIWVCWPGGEGVKTSLSEDFVRHAALDIGLVDNKICLIDATWTGLRLVRRPRGRLDKPEGRKQAPAQA; encoded by the coding sequence ATGACGCCCTACGCGCTGGCATCCCTGCCGGCCATGCTGGGCATCCGGGCCGGGTCCAAGGTCTCCGTCATCAACCCGCCGCGGGGCTTCGTGCAGAAGCTCAACCCGCTGCCGGATGGGGTGGAGTTCCTCATCACCGCGCAGACAGGCCTGGATGTCATCCTCTTCTTCACCTCGGACGCCCAGGAATTGGTGCAGCGGTTGCCCGCCCTGGCACGTGCCATGGCGCTCACCGGCGGCATCTGGGTGTGCTGGCCCGGCGGCGAGGGCGTCAAGACGAGCCTCTCCGAGGACTTCGTCCGCCACGCGGCCCTGGATATCGGTCTGGTGGACAACAAAATCTGCCTCATCGACGCCACGTGGACGGGGCTGAGGCTGGTGCGCCGGCCGCGCGGGCGGCTGGACAAGCCCGAGGGCCGCAAGCAGGCCCCGGCCCAGGCCTGA
- a CDS encoding acylphosphatase, translated as MSGARRVTLRIEGKVQGVFFRESARGEASRLGLTGWVRNCSDGAVEAVAEGAPAVLEEFIRWCHRGPQQARVTDVARTDGEATGEFSHFNVERTS; from the coding sequence ATGAGTGGCGCGCGGCGAGTCACGCTGCGAATCGAGGGCAAGGTGCAGGGCGTCTTCTTCCGGGAGAGCGCCCGCGGCGAAGCCTCGCGCCTGGGCCTCACCGGCTGGGTGCGCAACTGCTCCGACGGCGCCGTGGAGGCCGTGGCGGAGGGTGCGCCCGCCGTGCTGGAAGAGTTCATCCGGTGGTGTCACCGCGGTCCGCAGCAGGCGCGCGTCACGGACGTGGCGCGCACGGACGGCGAGGCCACCGGCGAGTTCAGTCATTTCAACGTGGAGCGCACGTCATGA
- the ligA gene encoding NAD-dependent DNA ligase LigA: MDDFQKAEARARELRHELAHHNYRYYVLDSPEISDAQYDKLMRELQGLEEKHPTLQTPDSPTQRVGGAAVDEFGEVVHRVPMLSLANIFDDEGLQEFDERIRKLVGLPSVTYVCEPKLDGLAISLRYEKGVFIQGATRGDGNTGEDVTANLRTVRSLPMELLPQGGVKVPGLLEVRGEVFIRKADFKKLNDKREEEGEPLFANPRNAAAGSLRQLDPKETAARPLSIYLYECVPGDGVPDFKSHIEKLEYLKTLGLPINRYVRAEGIDGVRKAHDASLEGRHGLPFEVDGMVVKVDEEDLRRRLGQVSKSPRWAVAYKFPPEEESTLVEDIGIQVGRTGALTPVAHLKPVKVGGVTVARATLHNEDELRRKDVRRGDTVFVRRAGDVIPEIVSVVPSRRPEDSRPFEFPKHCPVCGAVAVKDEDGAVIRCTGASCPAQLVEKIRHFASRIAMDIEGLGDKLAAQLVATGTVKTFADLYALTKEKLLTLERMGDKSADNLLASVEHSKQTTQRRFLYSLGIRHVGDATAKALAEAFPDVRQLFTASLDEITRVKDVGPVMAQVIHSFFQEPQNRDAVEALLRAGVSPAPPQVATGGPFVGKTVVLTGAMTGMTREQAKEEVERRGGKVAGSVSRKTDFLVAGDDAGSKLKKAQELGVRILDEQAFLQLLQANARG; this comes from the coding sequence GTGGACGACTTCCAGAAAGCCGAAGCCCGAGCCCGCGAGCTCCGCCATGAGCTGGCGCACCACAACTACCGCTACTACGTGCTCGACTCGCCGGAGATCAGCGACGCGCAATACGACAAGCTGATGCGCGAGCTGCAGGGGCTGGAGGAGAAGCACCCCACCCTGCAGACGCCGGACTCGCCCACCCAGCGCGTGGGCGGCGCGGCGGTCGACGAGTTCGGGGAGGTGGTCCACCGCGTCCCCATGCTCTCGCTGGCCAACATCTTCGACGACGAGGGCCTGCAGGAGTTCGACGAGCGCATCCGCAAGCTGGTGGGACTGCCCTCCGTCACCTACGTGTGCGAGCCGAAGCTCGACGGCCTGGCCATCTCCCTGCGCTACGAGAAGGGCGTCTTCATCCAGGGCGCCACGCGCGGCGACGGCAACACCGGCGAGGACGTCACCGCCAACCTGCGCACCGTGCGCAGCCTGCCCATGGAGCTGCTCCCGCAGGGCGGCGTGAAGGTGCCCGGGCTGCTCGAGGTGCGCGGCGAGGTCTTCATCCGCAAGGCGGACTTCAAGAAGCTCAACGACAAGCGCGAGGAGGAGGGCGAGCCGCTCTTCGCCAACCCGCGCAACGCCGCCGCCGGCAGCCTCCGTCAGCTGGACCCGAAGGAGACGGCCGCGCGCCCGCTGTCCATCTACCTCTACGAGTGCGTCCCCGGCGACGGCGTGCCCGACTTCAAGTCGCACATCGAGAAGCTGGAGTACCTCAAGACGCTCGGCCTGCCCATCAACCGCTACGTCCGCGCGGAGGGCATCGACGGCGTGCGCAAGGCGCATGACGCCTCCCTCGAGGGCCGCCACGGGCTGCCCTTCGAAGTGGACGGCATGGTGGTGAAGGTGGACGAGGAGGACCTGCGCCGCCGGCTGGGCCAGGTCTCCAAGAGCCCCCGCTGGGCGGTGGCGTACAAGTTCCCTCCGGAGGAGGAATCCACCCTGGTGGAGGACATCGGCATCCAGGTGGGCCGCACGGGCGCGCTGACGCCGGTGGCGCACCTGAAGCCGGTGAAGGTGGGCGGAGTCACCGTGGCGCGCGCCACGCTGCACAACGAGGACGAGCTGCGCCGCAAGGACGTGCGCCGGGGCGACACCGTCTTCGTGCGCCGTGCCGGTGACGTGATTCCGGAAATCGTCTCCGTGGTGCCGTCCAGGCGTCCCGAGGACTCCAGGCCCTTCGAGTTCCCGAAGCACTGCCCGGTGTGCGGCGCGGTGGCGGTGAAGGACGAGGACGGGGCCGTCATCCGCTGCACCGGCGCCTCGTGCCCCGCGCAGCTGGTGGAGAAGATCCGCCACTTCGCCAGCCGCATCGCGATGGACATCGAGGGCCTGGGCGACAAGCTGGCCGCGCAGCTGGTGGCCACCGGCACGGTCAAGACGTTCGCGGACCTGTACGCGCTCACGAAGGAGAAGCTCCTGACGCTGGAGCGCATGGGCGACAAGAGCGCGGACAACCTGTTGGCGTCGGTGGAGCACTCCAAGCAGACCACGCAGCGCCGCTTCCTCTATTCGCTGGGCATCCGCCATGTGGGGGACGCCACGGCCAAGGCCCTGGCCGAGGCCTTCCCGGACGTGCGCCAGCTCTTCACCGCCAGCCTGGACGAAATCACCCGCGTGAAGGACGTGGGCCCCGTCATGGCCCAGGTCATCCACTCCTTCTTCCAGGAGCCGCAGAACCGCGACGCGGTGGAGGCGCTGCTGCGCGCCGGCGTCTCCCCGGCCCCCCCGCAGGTGGCCACCGGAGGCCCCTTCGTGGGCAAGACGGTGGTGCTCACCGGGGCCATGACGGGTATGACGCGAGAGCAGGCGAAGGAAGAGGTCGAACGGCGTGGTGGCAAGGTGGCGGGAAGTGTCTCGCGCAAGACCGATTTTCTCGTTGCCGGCGACGATGCCGGTAGCAAGCTGAAGAAGGCCCAGGAACTCGGGGTAAGAATCCTGGACGAGCAGGCGTTCCTGCAGCTGTTGCAGGCCAACGCCAGAGGGTGA
- the rho gene encoding transcription termination factor Rho: MRKARTSREKVAATEVAVEADVEKPRRKRAAKTADRDDTEKPARARRTRRDDEVAAEPEAAPEPPRPVLTPISRPVRDDDIQEARISGGDEEQPAATLAPPPESPEAPAFTEVTRDGAPMQVIKLNDLKRMKITDLAKMAHDTGIEGYQGLKKQDLIFALLGGIADKRFEVHAEGVLELLSDGFGFLRSSDSDYQPSPDDIYVSPSQVRRFNLRPGDTVTGPIRQPREGERFFALQKVDKVNFADPMSDAARERILFDNLTPLYPTRKLKLEHESSEMTTRIIDMFCPIGLGQRCLIVAPPKAGKTVLLQNIAHAISRNHPDVYLIVLLVDERPEEVTDMERSVRGEVVSSTFDEPATRHVQVAEMVIDKAKRLVEQKYDVCILLDSITRLARAYNTVVPASGKILSGGVDANALHKPKRFFGAARNIEEGGSLTIIGTALIDTGSRMDEVIFEEFKGTGNSEIVLDRKLMEKRIFPTLDINKSGTRKEELLLTPGDLVRITALRQVLHPFTPIDAMEFVLKHMRPTPSNADFLGSMNR, from the coding sequence ATGCGTAAAGCCCGTACTTCGAGAGAGAAGGTTGCCGCCACCGAGGTCGCCGTGGAGGCCGACGTGGAGAAGCCTCGCCGCAAGCGCGCGGCGAAGACGGCCGACCGCGACGACACGGAGAAGCCCGCCCGTGCCCGGCGCACCCGCCGCGACGACGAGGTCGCGGCCGAGCCCGAGGCGGCCCCCGAGCCGCCCCGCCCGGTACTCACCCCCATTTCCCGCCCGGTGCGCGACGACGACATCCAGGAGGCGCGCATCTCCGGTGGCGACGAGGAGCAGCCGGCCGCCACGCTGGCGCCTCCTCCAGAGTCCCCCGAGGCCCCCGCCTTCACGGAAGTCACGCGTGACGGCGCGCCGATGCAGGTCATCAAGCTGAACGACCTGAAGCGGATGAAGATCACGGACCTGGCGAAGATGGCCCACGACACGGGCATCGAGGGCTACCAGGGCCTGAAGAAGCAGGACCTCATCTTCGCGCTGCTGGGCGGCATCGCCGACAAGCGCTTCGAGGTCCACGCGGAGGGCGTGCTGGAGCTCCTGAGCGACGGCTTCGGCTTCCTGCGCAGCTCGGACAGCGACTACCAGCCCAGCCCGGACGACATCTACGTGTCCCCGTCGCAGGTGCGCCGCTTCAACCTGCGGCCCGGCGACACGGTGACGGGCCCCATCCGCCAGCCCCGCGAGGGCGAGCGCTTCTTCGCGCTCCAGAAGGTGGACAAGGTCAACTTCGCGGACCCGATGTCGGACGCGGCGCGCGAGCGCATCCTGTTCGACAACCTCACGCCGCTCTATCCGACGCGCAAGCTCAAGCTGGAGCACGAGTCGTCGGAGATGACCACGCGCATCATCGACATGTTCTGCCCCATCGGCCTGGGCCAGCGCTGCCTCATCGTCGCGCCGCCGAAGGCCGGCAAGACGGTGCTCTTGCAGAACATCGCGCACGCCATCAGCCGCAACCACCCGGACGTGTACCTCATCGTGCTGCTCGTGGACGAGCGCCCCGAGGAAGTCACGGACATGGAGCGCAGCGTGCGCGGCGAGGTGGTGTCGTCGACGTTCGACGAGCCCGCCACGCGGCACGTGCAGGTGGCGGAGATGGTCATCGACAAGGCCAAGCGCCTCGTCGAGCAGAAGTACGACGTCTGCATCCTCCTGGACTCGATTACGCGTCTGGCGCGCGCCTACAACACGGTGGTGCCCGCGTCCGGCAAGATTCTGTCCGGCGGCGTGGACGCCAACGCGCTCCACAAGCCGAAGCGCTTCTTCGGCGCCGCGCGCAACATCGAGGAGGGCGGCTCGCTGACCATCATCGGCACCGCGCTCATCGACACCGGCAGCCGCATGGACGAGGTCATCTTCGAGGAGTTCAAGGGCACCGGTAACTCCGAAATCGTCCTGGACCGGAAGCTGATGGAGAAGCGCATCTTCCCGACGTTGGACATCAACAAGTCCGGCACGCGCAAGGAAGAGCTGCTGTTGACGCCGGGCGACCTCGTGCGCATCACCGCCCTGCGTCAGGTGCTGCACCCGTTCACGCCGATTGACGCGATGGAATTTGTGCTCAAGCACATGCGTCCGACGCCGTCGAACGCCGACTTCCTCGGCTCGATGAACCGGTAA
- a CDS encoding AI-2E family transporter: protein MLQPLDPPPGLHTPTTERRKRLLILAALWLAIAVALVSFRSVVMPFAGAALIAYLVQPLVARITRVKVAGRTVPRWVAILLIYAGFFVGVYLFFVALVPQLYRELARVSRDAMAFANTLTPEHVQELAQRGETWLSNRGIPVALSTRALEGADDGVHTGQFSLALDLEQLLGDTVKRASSLVRENLGDIVNVSRSIVAGVAAGVFMLFFVLMVGAFFSIDAQAIRRYVGTLIPPEYTHDARQLVERIDRSLSGVVRGQVTICVVNGTLTFVGLLLFGVKFAFLLATIATLFSLIPIFGTILSSVPIVLIALADDFRKALAILAWIVGIHALEAYFLNPKIMGQAAHLHPVIVAFSLIAGERLFGLVGALFAVPVASILVACFDYARLKAQPAPVVATTEAEAPRAPAA from the coding sequence ATGTTGCAGCCCCTGGACCCTCCTCCCGGCCTCCACACCCCGACGACCGAACGACGCAAGCGACTGCTCATCCTGGCGGCGCTGTGGCTGGCCATCGCGGTGGCGCTGGTCTCCTTCCGCTCGGTGGTGATGCCGTTCGCCGGCGCGGCGCTCATCGCGTACCTCGTGCAGCCGCTGGTCGCACGCATCACCCGGGTGAAGGTGGCGGGCCGGACCGTGCCGCGCTGGGTGGCGATTCTGCTCATCTACGCCGGCTTCTTCGTGGGCGTGTACCTCTTCTTCGTCGCGTTGGTGCCGCAGCTCTACCGCGAGCTGGCCCGCGTCAGCCGCGACGCCATGGCCTTCGCCAACACGCTCACCCCGGAGCACGTGCAGGAGCTGGCCCAGCGCGGTGAGACGTGGCTCAGCAACCGGGGCATCCCCGTGGCCCTCTCCACCCGCGCGCTGGAGGGCGCCGACGACGGAGTCCACACGGGGCAGTTCAGCCTCGCGCTGGATTTGGAGCAACTGCTGGGTGACACGGTGAAGCGCGCCTCGTCACTGGTGCGGGAGAACCTGGGCGACATCGTCAACGTGTCGCGCAGCATCGTCGCCGGAGTGGCCGCGGGCGTCTTCATGCTGTTCTTCGTGCTGATGGTGGGGGCGTTCTTCTCCATCGACGCGCAGGCCATCCGCCGCTACGTCGGCACGCTGATTCCCCCCGAATACACCCACGACGCGCGCCAGCTCGTCGAGCGCATCGACCGCTCCCTGTCCGGCGTGGTGCGCGGCCAGGTCACCATCTGCGTCGTCAACGGCACGCTGACCTTCGTGGGGCTGCTGCTGTTCGGCGTGAAGTTCGCGTTCCTGCTCGCCACCATCGCCACGCTCTTCAGCCTCATCCCCATCTTCGGCACCATCCTCAGCTCGGTGCCCATCGTCCTCATCGCGTTGGCGGACGACTTCCGGAAGGCCCTGGCGATTCTGGCGTGGATTGTCGGCATCCACGCGCTGGAGGCGTACTTCCTCAATCCGAAAATCATGGGCCAGGCCGCGCACCTGCACCCCGTCATCGTCGCCTTCTCCCTCATCGCCGGGGAGCGGCTCTTCGGACTGGTGGGCGCCCTCTTCGCCGTGCCCGTCGCCTCCATCCTCGTGGCGTGCTTCGACTATGCGCGCCTCAAGGCCCAACCGGCGCCCGTGGTGGCGACGACGGAGGCCGAGGCGCCGCGGGCGCCCGCGGCGTGA
- a CDS encoding esterase/lipase family protein, with product MNPLVLRYRRWKRQLRDLAGYVHLDPNANRIVRRTDFTDCPKPVLLLYGFFSTRRVFEVLEQRLRRDGYCVWSIHLGGALDRFNTYGIDVLARKVREKVERMYSRFPGMGPLTIIGHSKGGLIGSYYVKRLGGDQRVRSLVTLGTPHRGSRLAYLGCATLGWFSRSMWQLTPVSPFLKQLRMGAFPRDVRLVSLYSREDGVTRWPSAVVDVEGQPNVFNVEVPGAGHGELLTRRAVYEVIRRELALGYGEPAPAPVLRSLSLPASAS from the coding sequence ATGAATCCTCTCGTCCTGCGTTACCGCCGGTGGAAGCGCCAGCTTCGGGACCTCGCGGGCTATGTGCACCTGGACCCGAACGCCAACCGCATCGTGCGGCGGACGGACTTCACGGACTGCCCCAAGCCGGTGCTGCTCCTGTACGGCTTCTTCAGCACCCGGCGCGTCTTCGAGGTGCTGGAGCAGCGGCTGCGGCGTGACGGCTACTGCGTCTGGTCCATCCACCTGGGTGGGGCGCTGGACCGCTTCAACACCTACGGCATCGACGTGCTGGCCCGGAAGGTGCGCGAGAAGGTGGAGCGCATGTACTCGCGCTTCCCCGGCATGGGGCCGCTCACCATCATCGGCCATTCGAAGGGCGGCCTCATCGGCAGCTACTACGTGAAGCGGCTGGGTGGGGACCAGCGCGTGCGCAGCCTGGTTACGCTGGGCACGCCGCACCGGGGCTCGCGGCTGGCGTACCTGGGCTGCGCGACGCTGGGCTGGTTCAGCCGCAGCATGTGGCAGCTCACGCCGGTGTCGCCCTTCCTCAAGCAACTGCGCATGGGGGCCTTCCCGCGCGACGTGCGCCTGGTGTCCCTCTACTCGCGCGAGGACGGGGTGACGCGCTGGCCCTCGGCCGTGGTGGACGTGGAAGGACAGCCCAACGTCTTCAACGTGGAGGTGCCCGGCGCGGGCCATGGCGAGCTGCTCACCCGGCGGGCGGTGTACGAGGTCATCCGCCGCGAGCTGGCCCTGGGCTATGGCGAGCCCGCACCGGCCCCGGTGCTGCGCTCGCTGTCGCTGCCGGCCTCCGCGTCCTGA